In a genomic window of Chryseobacterium sp. G0162:
- a CDS encoding DUF4377 domain-containing protein, which produces MKNIATILKGVAPAFALFAMTQCTTTAGVSAGDEKTFIVGPQTADCTGVAPMKCLQVKEKASENWTNFYTNIEGFTYEPGYEYVLKVKTEKIANPPADASSIKYTLVKQVSKTKKDVPAAGEKTLIVGAQTVDCSAGAGRMKCLQVKENASENWGNFYSNIEGFTYEPGYEYVLKVKTEKIANPPADASSIKYTLVEQVSKTKK; this is translated from the coding sequence ATGAAAAATATAGCAACAATTCTAAAGGGGGTAGCACCCGCATTCGCATTATTTGCAATGACACAATGTACAACAACAGCTGGGGTATCCGCTGGAGATGAAAAAACTTTCATCGTGGGACCACAAACAGCAGACTGTACGGGAGTAGCTCCTATGAAATGTTTGCAGGTAAAAGAAAAAGCTTCTGAAAATTGGACTAATTTTTACACAAACATCGAAGGATTTACTTATGAACCAGGGTATGAATATGTTTTAAAGGTAAAAACAGAAAAAATTGCTAACCCACCGGCTGACGCTTCTTCCATAAAATATACATTGGTAAAGCAGGTTTCTAAAACGAAAAAAGACGTTCCTGCAGCGGGTGAAAAAACACTTATCGTAGGAGCACAAACTGTAGATTGTTCTGCAGGAGCAGGCCGTATGAAGTGTTTACAGGTAAAAGAAAATGCTTCTGAAAACTGGGGTAATTTCTACAGCAATATTGAAGGGTTCACTTACGAACCGGGTTACGAATATGTTTTAAAAGTAAAAACAGAAAAAATCGCTAATCCACCGGCCGATGCCTCTTCAATAAAATATACATTGGTAGAACAGGTTTCTAAAACAAAGAAATAA
- a CDS encoding DUF962 domain-containing protein, producing MSERIKTYREFYQFYLTEHSKTGTRIFHFIGTLLVFFVIGYVISSGKERFLWYIPIFGYGFAWFSHAVIEKNKPATFKYPLWSLISDFRLFFELLIGKQKFTGTNNQVQSP from the coding sequence ATGTCTGAAAGAATCAAAACCTATAGAGAGTTTTATCAGTTTTATCTCACGGAACACAGTAAAACAGGAACCCGAATATTCCATTTTATCGGTACATTACTTGTATTTTTTGTAATAGGATATGTCATCAGTTCAGGAAAGGAAAGGTTTTTATGGTACATTCCTATTTTTGGTTATGGGTTTGCCTGGTTTAGCCATGCTGTGATTGAAAAGAATAAGCCCGCCACCTTCAAGTATCCGTTGTGGTCACTGATCTCGGATTTCAGACTTTTCTTTGAATTACTAATTGGAAAACAAAAGTTTACAGGCACTAATAATCAAGTACAGAGTCCGTAA
- a CDS encoding CocE/NonD family hydrolase, with protein MKFKILLALIFVNLMQAQKFYFPKTAVTDYLILEKQMPELATKVISNLQTVKYKPKNDVDFSDALFRLQMVAKDYKKSIITLAEHRKQFADHNMAGYKSMGYEVYSMAKLMEAETKTSFPKALQTAFNKKYESLDEHLLPRVGLAVNGDVNNFRKLLKKALDKQKGKDSIDYASALALCKAYLNYKTYSSIHPQVMQLLMVKDKEKFITETKELKTRNGNTLTITIIRKKENKSPLPVILTSNIYAGEIDHFFGKRAAVYNYVGAVVNTRGKRNSTDENNPFEHESQDLYEVIDWVSKQPWSNGKVGMIGGSYVGFSQWAAVKKLHPALKTIVPQVSVGIGIDYPAQNNVFMNYMLQWIQYVTNNKYTDEADFSNAAKWDSINTAWYKSGKSFRALDTISGKPSKIFQRWLDHPGYDQYWQKMVPYKEEFANINIPILTTTGYYDDDQIGALYYYKEHMKYNRNADHYLVMGPYNHGGAQSFGFTYVEGSPIDPAARISIDDLAFSWFDYILKNGKKPDLLKDKVNFQVMNTNTWKHVPSLDKIHTSSLKFYLQNSKNNASVFNKPNQQSFTPLKVDFKNRNDKDTYYAVSKKDSIKTTNSIYFESEVLDKDLIISGDMSGIFNISVNKKDLDTNTYLYQIKPDGQLFWLSSHIARASYAKDHELRQLLTPNTIEQVPVKNAYIMSKKIEKGSKLLLVIGINKTPNWQLNYGTGKDVSNETIKDSGEPMEIKWYNDSYVEIPVYKD; from the coding sequence ATGAAATTTAAGATACTTTTAGCATTAATTTTTGTCAACCTAATGCAGGCTCAAAAATTTTATTTCCCCAAAACAGCAGTCACAGATTACCTTATTTTGGAAAAACAGATGCCAGAATTAGCGACTAAGGTGATCTCTAACCTTCAGACTGTGAAGTACAAACCTAAAAACGATGTAGATTTTTCAGATGCTCTTTTCCGCCTGCAGATGGTGGCTAAAGACTACAAAAAATCCATTATAACCCTGGCTGAACATCGTAAACAGTTTGCTGACCATAACATGGCCGGATATAAATCTATGGGATACGAAGTCTACAGTATGGCAAAATTAATGGAAGCGGAAACGAAAACTTCATTTCCTAAAGCACTTCAGACAGCATTTAATAAAAAATACGAAAGTCTGGATGAACATTTGCTTCCCAGGGTTGGGCTTGCTGTGAATGGTGATGTCAATAATTTCAGAAAACTATTGAAAAAAGCACTGGATAAACAAAAAGGAAAAGACAGTATAGATTATGCTTCGGCGTTGGCATTATGCAAAGCTTATTTAAATTATAAGACTTATTCCAGCATCCATCCTCAGGTGATGCAGCTATTGATGGTAAAGGACAAGGAAAAATTTATTACAGAAACAAAAGAGCTTAAAACCCGGAATGGAAATACACTGACCATTACCATTATCAGAAAAAAGGAGAACAAATCCCCTCTTCCGGTTATTCTCACCAGTAATATTTACGCTGGTGAAATTGATCATTTTTTTGGAAAAAGAGCTGCGGTTTACAACTATGTAGGAGCTGTAGTCAATACCAGAGGCAAAAGAAACAGTACTGATGAGAACAACCCTTTTGAGCATGAGTCACAGGATCTTTATGAAGTCATTGACTGGGTAAGTAAACAACCTTGGAGCAATGGTAAAGTAGGAATGATCGGAGGAAGTTATGTAGGATTCAGCCAATGGGCCGCTGTGAAAAAACTACATCCTGCCTTAAAAACTATTGTTCCACAAGTTTCTGTAGGAATCGGGATTGATTACCCTGCCCAGAATAATGTATTTATGAATTACATGCTGCAATGGATCCAATACGTAACCAACAATAAATATACTGATGAGGCAGATTTCAGTAATGCTGCAAAATGGGATTCTATCAATACGGCATGGTATAAAAGTGGTAAATCATTCAGAGCGCTGGACACTATAAGTGGTAAGCCCAGTAAAATATTCCAAAGATGGCTGGATCACCCGGGTTATGATCAATACTGGCAAAAAATGGTTCCTTATAAAGAGGAATTTGCGAACATCAACATTCCTATTCTCACAACTACCGGATATTATGATGATGACCAGATTGGTGCATTATATTATTACAAAGAGCATATGAAATATAACAGAAATGCAGATCATTATCTGGTGATGGGCCCTTATAATCATGGTGGAGCACAAAGCTTTGGATTCACTTATGTCGAAGGAAGCCCTATAGATCCGGCAGCCAGAATCAGTATTGATGATCTTGCTTTTTCATGGTTTGATTATATTCTTAAAAATGGAAAAAAACCGGACCTTTTAAAAGATAAAGTTAATTTCCAGGTCATGAATACCAATACATGGAAACATGTTCCAAGTTTGGATAAAATACATACTTCCAGTCTTAAATTTTATCTTCAGAATAGTAAAAACAATGCTTCGGTTTTTAATAAACCCAATCAACAAAGCTTTACCCCACTCAAGGTTGATTTCAAAAACAGAAATGATAAAGACACTTATTACGCTGTAAGCAAAAAAGACAGTATTAAAACCACCAATTCCATTTATTTTGAAAGTGAAGTACTGGATAAGGATCTTATCATCAGTGGAGATATGTCAGGGATTTTTAATATTTCTGTCAATAAAAAAGACCTTGATACCAATACTTATCTCTATCAGATCAAACCTGATGGACAACTTTTCTGGTTATCTTCCCATATTGCAAGAGCCAGCTATGCTAAAGATCATGAATTACGCCAGCTTCTTACCCCAAACACAATTGAACAGGTTCCTGTGAAAAATGCTTATATTATGAGTAAAAAGATAGAGAAGGGAAGTAAATTGCTTTTGGTGATAGGTATTAACAAAACGCCTAACTGGCAACTCAACTACGGAACCGGGAAAGATGTAAGTAATGAAACGATAAAAGATTCGGGAGAACCGATGGAAATAAAATGGTATAATGACAGCTATGTGGAAATACCTGTTTATAAAGACTAA
- a CDS encoding APC family permease yields MSQLFRRKIYSDTDTSTGLLRVLGVWDIVFFGIAAIIGAGSFSSLGEAVFRGGPGVILLYLICGFACGFTALCYAEFASRIPTAGSAYTYAYASFGELIAWIIGWALIMEYSFGNIYVAFSWSDYFTSFLGRLGMHIPDYLTCSYTEASKAIRNGSENKELINAWNTAPLIGSLKFIVDVPALVINGLITWLCYVGVKESKNFNNSLVILKLGVILLVILVGFAYINTDNWTPISPTTGSPSFMPNGFTGVMSAVSGVFFAYIGFDALSVLSEETKDPQKTLPKGMIISLVLCTVIYIALTLVLTGMVDYRKFDGVGDPLSFIFEKTNANVAWMELVVSFVAIVAITTVLLVFQMGQPRIWYAMSRDGLMPQKFLKIHPKYKTPSFATIVTGIVVGIPILFTDKTFILDFTSIGTIFAFVLVCAGVLTLPAKEKIKGRFHLPYINGKIIFPVVFIGGLIVFYYWQPEFFQTLMNWSDPKEGEFRASIFFFILINLILCGVAFIKNLSLIPLVGLSSCLYLLTGMSHENWFWFGMWFLIGMFIYFFYGYKNSKLGKELKNS; encoded by the coding sequence ATGAGTCAACTTTTTAGAAGAAAAATCTATTCAGATACAGATACTTCAACAGGACTTTTAAGAGTCTTAGGCGTTTGGGACATTGTATTTTTTGGTATTGCGGCGATTATAGGAGCTGGAAGTTTCAGCAGTTTGGGAGAAGCCGTTTTCAGAGGTGGTCCCGGTGTCATCCTTCTATATTTGATTTGTGGCTTTGCCTGCGGTTTTACTGCTTTATGCTATGCTGAGTTTGCCAGCAGAATTCCTACCGCAGGGTCTGCATACACCTATGCTTATGCCAGTTTCGGGGAATTAATTGCCTGGATCATCGGCTGGGCATTAATTATGGAATATTCTTTCGGAAATATTTATGTTGCCTTTTCATGGTCTGATTATTTCACCAGCTTTTTAGGGCGTCTCGGAATGCATATTCCCGATTATCTTACGTGTAGTTATACGGAAGCCAGCAAAGCTATCCGGAACGGTTCAGAAAATAAAGAATTAATCAATGCATGGAATACAGCCCCATTGATTGGAAGCCTTAAGTTCATCGTGGATGTTCCTGCTTTGGTCATTAACGGATTAATTACATGGCTGTGTTATGTAGGCGTAAAAGAAAGTAAAAACTTCAATAACTCTTTAGTAATTTTAAAATTAGGCGTAATTCTATTGGTAATCCTGGTAGGTTTCGCTTATATCAACACCGATAACTGGACACCAATAAGTCCCACAACAGGCTCTCCTTCCTTTATGCCTAATGGATTTACAGGAGTGATGAGCGCTGTCTCAGGGGTTTTCTTTGCTTATATAGGTTTTGATGCCTTAAGTGTTCTTTCCGAAGAAACAAAAGACCCTCAAAAGACTTTACCAAAAGGGATGATTATCTCACTTGTATTATGTACTGTGATCTATATTGCTCTTACGCTGGTATTAACGGGAATGGTAGATTACAGAAAATTTGATGGTGTGGGAGACCCGCTTTCCTTCATTTTTGAAAAAACAAATGCCAATGTAGCATGGATGGAACTGGTGGTTTCTTTTGTTGCCATTGTTGCCATTACCACGGTGTTATTGGTTTTCCAAATGGGGCAGCCAAGAATCTGGTATGCGATGAGTCGTGACGGACTAATGCCTCAGAAATTCCTTAAGATTCATCCAAAATATAAAACTCCGTCTTTTGCAACCATTGTTACCGGAATTGTAGTAGGGATTCCTATCTTATTTACAGATAAAACATTCATTCTTGACTTTACGAGTATCGGAACAATTTTCGCATTTGTTTTGGTTTGTGCCGGAGTCCTGACACTTCCTGCCAAGGAAAAAATAAAAGGCAGATTCCACCTTCCTTATATCAATGGTAAGATTATTTTCCCTGTTGTTTTCATTGGAGGACTGATCGTTTTCTATTACTGGCAGCCTGAGTTTTTCCAAACACTGATGAATTGGAGTGACCCTAAAGAGGGAGAGTTCAGAGCTTCTATCTTCTTCTTTATCCTGATCAATCTCATCTTATGTGGGGTTGCTTTTATCAAGAATCTTTCTCTTATTCCATTAGTAGGATTAAGTTCTTGTTTATATCTTCTTACCGGAATGAGCCATGAGAACTGGTTCTGGTTTGGGATGTGGTTCCTGATCGGAATGTTTATTTACTTCTTCTACGGGTATAAAAACAGTAAGCTCGGAAAAGAGTTAAAGAATAGCTAA
- a CDS encoding lipocalin family protein, whose amino-acid sequence MFCFELHFLGERADPKKEDVIGFWKLKESGFYEGKKKVVKDFDNCRLMRNYAIREDGFAVYNYIEGKVGNCTPSEPRLSFWKVIDNRIQFYVDDKNILEEVVVTFNKDKTITFSSYIPEPVKDKDAALEKVLNTIHYDILEKQY is encoded by the coding sequence TTGTTCTGCTTTGAGCTTCACTTCTTGGGTGAGCGCGCAGACCCTAAAAAAGAAGATGTTATAGGATTTTGGAAACTAAAAGAATCAGGGTTTTATGAAGGGAAAAAGAAGGTTGTTAAAGACTTTGACAACTGCCGGCTGATGCGTAACTATGCGATAAGAGAGGATGGTTTTGCCGTATATAATTATATAGAGGGGAAAGTAGGGAATTGCACACCATCAGAGCCAAGGCTTTCTTTCTGGAAGGTCATAGACAATAGAATCCAGTTTTATGTAGATGATAAAAACATTCTTGAAGAGGTGGTAGTAACCTTCAATAAAGATAAAACGATCACTTTTTCAAGTTATATTCCGGAACCGGTTAAAGATAAAGATGCAGCCTTAGAAAAAGTATTGAATACAATTCATTATGATATTCTGGAAAAACAGTATTAA
- a CDS encoding tetratricopeptide repeat protein has product MKSKKILLAAAVIYFGISDAQQSQYFTQKENYRFNLAENLYQTKIYNASQYEYARQYFYNQNLSRSKKEAAQFFDNVIGVILQKNHAEEGLTAFMKEYPNSAYFAQANLPLADYYLAKKDFDKALETLKKVNQYQLSKEENTQYILKLGYAKFMMGDSKGATDALEEAYKTADQSQKGEIAYMLGHLYYSNRQNDKAFQYFDSIKDQDKFSKLVRPYYVQMYYNDKNYDKAISEGNALLNENISESYKAEVHKIIGESYFMKNDYNAAYPHLKDYLNVQQNPSENDLYEMGFVAAQLKKYDEAVSYYNQLVNSNSALAQNAYYQLGNAYLAVDKKQEALSAFRSSYQMDYDAKVKKLAHEQYAKLGYDIGNPFENPSTVLQSYINENQNASNASEMRSLLVKSYLYSGNYKETLSAIDRLQSSSPEINKVDQEVSYLLGTEEFNKGNYDEAEKYFLRSLGFNINKEFNSRALYWLAQVYYQKGNYPSAIVRYEKLINENFPEKQQLPYDLGYAYFKAKKFDQAATYFKQYLANPKPEFKNDAELRLADIHYANNDLNEAIAIYDKNADATDYTVYQKAMALGFKGDTQAKINNLKNLLSKYPDSEYYDDAQYEIGTAYAAQDDFANSNDYFGKVIKTSSDKDLIANASIYRAQNYIDQNQNDKALSELKSLGEQYKNTAYAQKIAQAAKPIFTKNGDVSGYENFARNIGVNVDASEIDEINLSTGKQYFAKKDYKNAISYYEKYLTQNPTGEGLYQAKYELGESYYQTNNSTKALLVLQEVAGVQNDYQDDAQTRLAQIFIAQGNTTEAKKYLEGIKNSSNISIKNYANVELMKLYADEKNFSEAEKLANAVIANSKNSAAVIETAKVIKARSLMNSGKDKDAQTAYTSLEKSSNTSVAAEALYAKAYYQNKGKAFKSSNETIFKLANNYASEEYWGAKALVMMAKNYIGLKDNYQASYTCDQIISNYKSFPDIVAEAKEVKKQIKK; this is encoded by the coding sequence ATGAAATCAAAAAAAATACTTTTAGCGGCTGCGGTCATTTATTTCGGAATCTCCGATGCTCAACAGTCCCAATATTTTACCCAGAAAGAAAATTATAGATTCAATCTAGCTGAGAATCTTTATCAAACCAAAATATACAACGCCTCCCAATACGAATATGCAAGACAATATTTCTACAATCAGAATTTGTCCCGTTCGAAAAAGGAGGCGGCGCAGTTTTTTGATAATGTGATTGGTGTGATTCTTCAGAAAAATCATGCTGAAGAAGGATTGACTGCTTTCATGAAAGAATATCCTAATTCTGCTTATTTTGCCCAGGCTAATCTTCCTTTAGCGGATTATTATCTGGCTAAAAAAGATTTTGACAAAGCATTGGAAACTTTGAAAAAGGTTAACCAATACCAGCTTTCAAAAGAAGAGAATACCCAGTATATTCTGAAATTGGGGTATGCCAAGTTTATGATGGGAGATTCTAAAGGCGCTACTGATGCTTTAGAGGAAGCTTATAAAACTGCCGATCAGTCTCAGAAAGGGGAGATCGCTTATATGCTTGGACACCTGTACTACAGCAACAGGCAAAATGATAAAGCTTTCCAGTATTTTGATTCTATAAAAGATCAGGATAAGTTCTCGAAACTGGTACGTCCGTATTATGTACAGATGTATTATAATGATAAGAACTATGATAAAGCTATTTCTGAAGGGAATGCTCTATTGAATGAAAATATTTCAGAGTCATACAAAGCAGAAGTGCATAAGATCATCGGAGAGAGTTATTTCATGAAGAATGATTATAATGCTGCCTATCCACATTTGAAAGATTATCTGAATGTACAGCAGAACCCATCGGAAAATGACCTTTATGAAATGGGATTTGTTGCGGCTCAGCTGAAAAAGTATGACGAAGCAGTTTCTTATTATAACCAGCTTGTTAACAGTAATTCAGCATTGGCGCAAAATGCCTATTATCAATTAGGGAATGCTTACTTAGCTGTTGATAAAAAACAAGAGGCTCTTTCTGCATTCCGTTCTTCTTACCAGATGGATTATGATGCAAAGGTGAAAAAGTTAGCCCACGAACAGTATGCTAAATTAGGATATGATATCGGAAACCCTTTTGAAAATCCGTCTACCGTTCTTCAAAGTTATATCAACGAAAACCAAAACGCTTCCAATGCCTCAGAAATGAGATCACTATTGGTGAAATCATACCTGTATTCCGGGAATTATAAGGAAACGTTGAGTGCTATTGACCGATTGCAAAGTTCTTCCCCTGAGATCAACAAAGTAGATCAGGAGGTTTCTTATTTATTAGGAACAGAAGAATTCAATAAAGGGAATTATGATGAAGCAGAAAAGTATTTCTTAAGAAGCTTAGGCTTTAATATCAATAAAGAATTTAACAGCAGAGCTTTATATTGGCTGGCACAGGTATATTATCAGAAAGGAAATTATCCGTCTGCCATTGTTCGTTACGAAAAGCTTATAAATGAAAACTTCCCGGAAAAGCAGCAGCTGCCTTATGATCTGGGATATGCTTATTTTAAAGCGAAAAAATTCGATCAGGCTGCCACTTACTTCAAACAGTATCTGGCGAATCCTAAACCTGAATTTAAAAATGATGCAGAACTTCGTCTGGCAGATATTCACTATGCGAATAACGACCTGAATGAAGCGATTGCTATCTATGATAAAAATGCAGACGCTACAGATTATACTGTATATCAGAAAGCCATGGCTTTAGGATTTAAAGGGGATACCCAAGCGAAGATCAATAATCTGAAAAACTTATTATCAAAATATCCGGATTCCGAGTATTATGATGATGCTCAATATGAAATAGGAACGGCTTATGCAGCGCAGGATGATTTTGCGAATTCCAATGATTACTTTGGAAAGGTTATTAAAACATCTTCAGACAAAGATCTGATCGCCAATGCATCTATTTACAGAGCACAAAATTATATCGATCAGAACCAAAATGATAAAGCACTTTCTGAACTGAAATCGTTGGGAGAACAGTATAAAAATACTGCATATGCTCAAAAGATTGCTCAGGCAGCAAAACCTATATTCACGAAAAATGGCGATGTTTCAGGGTATGAAAACTTTGCCAGAAATATAGGGGTCAATGTTGATGCTTCTGAAATTGATGAGATCAACTTATCTACTGGAAAACAATATTTCGCTAAGAAAGATTATAAAAATGCTATTTCTTATTATGAGAAATATCTGACGCAGAATCCAACTGGAGAAGGTCTTTATCAGGCTAAATATGAATTGGGAGAAAGCTATTATCAAACCAATAATTCTACAAAAGCTTTACTTGTTTTACAGGAGGTGGCTGGAGTTCAGAATGATTATCAGGATGATGCTCAAACCCGTTTAGCCCAGATTTTCATTGCACAGGGTAATACAACAGAAGCTAAGAAATATCTGGAAGGCATTAAAAATTCTTCCAACATCAGCATTAAAAACTATGCGAATGTTGAGTTGATGAAGTTGTATGCGGATGAAAAGAACTTCTCTGAAGCAGAAAAACTGGCCAATGCCGTTATTGCAAATTCTAAAAACTCTGCAGCTGTTATAGAAACGGCAAAAGTAATTAAGGCTAGAAGTTTGATGAATTCAGGAAAAGATAAAGATGCTCAAACAGCTTATACTTCTCTTGAAAAATCGTCCAATACTTCGGTAGCAGCAGAGGCGCTGTATGCAAAAGCTTATTATCAGAATAAAGGAAAAGCGTTCAAATCTTCTAATGAAACCATCTTTAAGCTTGCAAATAATTATGCATCAGAAGAATATTGGGGTGCAAAAGCATTGGTAATGATGGCTAAAAACTATATTGGCTTAAAAGATAACTACCAGGCAAGTTATACATGTGACCAGATTATTTCTAATTATAAGAGCTTCCCGGACATCGTAGCAGAAGCTAAAGAAGTTAAAAAGCAGATTAAAAAGTAA
- a CDS encoding SPFH domain-containing protein, whose protein sequence is MGIFLAPVIIFGLIILFASFFVVKQETAAIIERFGKFQGVKHSGLHLKLPIIDQIAKRLNLRIQQLDVMIDTKTLDNVFIKMKVSVQYQVIRNQVGDAYYRLENPENQITSFVFDVVRAEVPKLKLDDVFVRKDDVAIAVKSELQEAMNSYGYDIIKALVTDIDPDEQVKHAMNRINAAEREKTAAEYESEAQRIRIVAVAKAEAESKKLQGQGIADQRREIAKGLEESVRMLNNVEINSHEASALIVVTQHYDTLHSVGASNRSNLVLLPNSPTAASSMLNDLVVAMTTANTVGEASKGKYPEPPQKQ, encoded by the coding sequence ATGGGTATTTTTCTGGCGCCTGTTATTATTTTCGGGCTTATTATTTTATTTGCATCGTTTTTTGTTGTTAAGCAAGAAACGGCTGCAATCATCGAACGTTTTGGAAAATTTCAAGGCGTTAAACATTCAGGGCTTCATCTTAAGCTTCCCATTATAGATCAGATCGCTAAAAGATTAAACCTTAGAATCCAGCAGCTGGATGTAATGATTGATACCAAAACACTGGATAATGTATTCATCAAGATGAAAGTTTCTGTTCAGTATCAGGTCATCAGAAATCAGGTAGGAGATGCTTATTACCGTTTGGAAAATCCTGAAAACCAAATTACTTCTTTTGTATTTGACGTAGTACGTGCCGAAGTTCCTAAACTGAAACTGGATGATGTTTTTGTGAGAAAAGACGATGTTGCGATAGCTGTAAAAAGTGAACTTCAGGAAGCGATGAACAGCTACGGATATGACATTATTAAGGCATTGGTAACAGATATTGATCCGGATGAGCAGGTGAAACATGCGATGAACCGTATCAACGCGGCTGAAAGAGAAAAGACAGCTGCAGAATATGAATCCGAAGCTCAGAGAATCAGAATTGTGGCTGTTGCAAAAGCAGAAGCAGAATCTAAAAAATTACAAGGGCAGGGGATTGCAGATCAAAGAAGGGAAATTGCAAAAGGACTTGAAGAATCTGTAAGAATGCTGAACAATGTAGAAATCAATTCACACGAAGCATCAGCGCTTATTGTTGTGACACAGCATTATGATACCCTCCATTCCGTAGGAGCAAGTAACAGAAGTAATCTTGTTCTTCTTCCCAACTCGCCAACGGCAGCCAGCAGTATGCTGAATGACCTTGTGGTAGCAATGACAACAGCCAATACTGTAGGAGAAGCGAGTAAAGGAAAATATCCTGAACCACCACAAAAGCAATAG